A region of Paramormyrops kingsleyae isolate MSU_618 chromosome 17, PKINGS_0.4, whole genome shotgun sequence DNA encodes the following proteins:
- the ywhae1 gene encoding tyrosine 3-monooxygenase/tryptophan 5-monooxygenase activation protein, epsilon polypeptide 1 isoform X4 encodes MVESMKKVAGMDVELTVEERNLLSVAYKNVIGARRASWRIISSIEQKEENKGGEDKLKMIREYRQTVETELKSICNDILDVLDKHLIPAANTGESKVFYYKMKGDYHRYLAEFATGNDRKEAAENSLVAYKAASDIAMIELPPTHPIRLGLALNFSVFYYEILNSPDRACRLAKAAFDDAIAELDTLSEESYKDSTLIMQLLRDNLTLWTSDMQGDGDEQNKEALQDVEDENQ; translated from the exons ATGGTGGAATCTATGAAGAAGGTAGCAGGCATGGATGTGGAGCTGACTGTAGAGGAGAGGAACCTGCTATCTGTGGCGTACAAGAACGTGATTGGAGCCCGAAGGGCATCCTGGAGGATCATCAGCAGCATCGAGCAGAAGGAGGAGAACAAGGGCGGCGAGGACAAGCTGAAGATGATCCGCGAGTACAGGCAAACG GTTGAGACTGAACTGAAGTCAATCTGTAATGACATTCTGGATGTACTGGACAAGCACCTCATTCCCGCCGCAAACACGGGCGAGTCGAAGGTTTTCTATTATAAAAT GAAAGGTGACTACCACAGGTATCTGGCGGAGTTCGCTACAGGGAACGACAGGAAGGAAGCGGCAGAAAACAGCTTGGTAGCTTATAAGGCCGCTAGTGACATCGCCATGATAGAACTCCCGCCCACGCACCCCATCCGCTTAGGACTCGCTCTCAACTTCTCCGTGTTTTATTACGAAATCCTCAATTCCCCCGACCGTGCGTGCAG GTTGGCGAAGGCAGCCTTCGACGACGCCATCGCTGAGCTGGACACGTTGAGCGAAGAAAGCTACAAAGACTCAACGCTCATCATGCAGTTGTTACGTGACAATCTGACATTATGGACTTCAGACATGCAGGGAGACG GTGATGAACAGAACAAAGAAGCTCTGCAAGATGTGGAGGATGAGAATCAGTGA
- the ywhae1 gene encoding tyrosine 3-monooxygenase/tryptophan 5-monooxygenase activation protein, epsilon polypeptide 1 isoform X1 has product MGDRDDLVYQAKLAEQAERYDEMVESMKKVAGMDVELTVEERNLLSVAYKNVIGARRASWRIISSIEQKEENKGGEDKLKMIREYRQTVETELKSICNDILDVLDKHLIPAANTGESKVFYYKMKGDYHRYLAEFATGNDRKEAAENSLVAYKAASDIAMIELPPTHPIRLGLALNFSVFYYEILNSPDRACRLAKAAFDDAIAELDTLSEESYKDSTLIMQLLRDNLTLWTSDMQGDGDEQNKEALQDVEDENQ; this is encoded by the exons ATGGGAGACAGAGACGATCTAGTCTACCAGGCCAAGCTTGCCGAGCAAGCGGAGAGATACGACG AAATGGTGGAATCTATGAAGAAGGTAGCAGGCATGGATGTGGAGCTGACTGTAGAGGAGAGGAACCTGCTATCTGTGGCGTACAAGAACGTGATTGGAGCCCGAAGGGCATCCTGGAGGATCATCAGCAGCATCGAGCAGAAGGAGGAGAACAAGGGCGGCGAGGACAAGCTGAAGATGATCCGCGAGTACAGGCAAACG GTTGAGACTGAACTGAAGTCAATCTGTAATGACATTCTGGATGTACTGGACAAGCACCTCATTCCCGCCGCAAACACGGGCGAGTCGAAGGTTTTCTATTATAAAAT GAAAGGTGACTACCACAGGTATCTGGCGGAGTTCGCTACAGGGAACGACAGGAAGGAAGCGGCAGAAAACAGCTTGGTAGCTTATAAGGCCGCTAGTGACATCGCCATGATAGAACTCCCGCCCACGCACCCCATCCGCTTAGGACTCGCTCTCAACTTCTCCGTGTTTTATTACGAAATCCTCAATTCCCCCGACCGTGCGTGCAG GTTGGCGAAGGCAGCCTTCGACGACGCCATCGCTGAGCTGGACACGTTGAGCGAAGAAAGCTACAAAGACTCAACGCTCATCATGCAGTTGTTACGTGACAATCTGACATTATGGACTTCAGACATGCAGGGAGACG GTGATGAACAGAACAAAGAAGCTCTGCAAGATGTGGAGGATGAGAATCAGTGA
- the ywhae1 gene encoding tyrosine 3-monooxygenase/tryptophan 5-monooxygenase activation protein, epsilon polypeptide 1 isoform X3 produces MAEMVESMKKVAGMDVELTVEERNLLSVAYKNVIGARRASWRIISSIEQKEENKGGEDKLKMIREYRQTVETELKSICNDILDVLDKHLIPAANTGESKVFYYKMKGDYHRYLAEFATGNDRKEAAENSLVAYKAASDIAMIELPPTHPIRLGLALNFSVFYYEILNSPDRACRLAKAAFDDAIAELDTLSEESYKDSTLIMQLLRDNLTLWTSDMQGDGDEQNKEALQDVEDENQ; encoded by the exons ATGGCGG AAATGGTGGAATCTATGAAGAAGGTAGCAGGCATGGATGTGGAGCTGACTGTAGAGGAGAGGAACCTGCTATCTGTGGCGTACAAGAACGTGATTGGAGCCCGAAGGGCATCCTGGAGGATCATCAGCAGCATCGAGCAGAAGGAGGAGAACAAGGGCGGCGAGGACAAGCTGAAGATGATCCGCGAGTACAGGCAAACG GTTGAGACTGAACTGAAGTCAATCTGTAATGACATTCTGGATGTACTGGACAAGCACCTCATTCCCGCCGCAAACACGGGCGAGTCGAAGGTTTTCTATTATAAAAT GAAAGGTGACTACCACAGGTATCTGGCGGAGTTCGCTACAGGGAACGACAGGAAGGAAGCGGCAGAAAACAGCTTGGTAGCTTATAAGGCCGCTAGTGACATCGCCATGATAGAACTCCCGCCCACGCACCCCATCCGCTTAGGACTCGCTCTCAACTTCTCCGTGTTTTATTACGAAATCCTCAATTCCCCCGACCGTGCGTGCAG GTTGGCGAAGGCAGCCTTCGACGACGCCATCGCTGAGCTGGACACGTTGAGCGAAGAAAGCTACAAAGACTCAACGCTCATCATGCAGTTGTTACGTGACAATCTGACATTATGGACTTCAGACATGCAGGGAGACG GTGATGAACAGAACAAAGAAGCTCTGCAAGATGTGGAGGATGAGAATCAGTGA
- the LOC111833879 gene encoding adapter molecule crk-like isoform X1 encodes MAGNFDAEDRESWYWGRLSRQEAVNLLHGQRHGVFLVRDSITIPGDYVLSVSENSKVSHYIINSISNSRQSGTGHIAPRFRIGDQEFDTLPALLEFYKIHYLDTTTLIEPISKAKHPGLASANVGGAPQRLDEPEYVRALFDFPGNDDEDLPFRKGDVLRVLEKPEEQWWNAQNSEGRTGMIPVPYVEKYRPSSPNNAATTGPGGVTSAGNADGIRAQPSVLGEPGPYAQPSLNTPLPNLQNGPVYARVVQKRVPNAYDKTALALEVGDMVTVTKINVNGQWEGECKGLVVHLHNFCIFIMVQCATIPLPPCLC; translated from the exons ATGGCCGGCAATTTTGACGCCGAGGACCGTGAGAGCTGGTACTGGGGCCGGCTGAGCCGACAGGAGGCGGTAAACCTGCTGCACGGCCAGAGGCACGGCGTGTTTCTGGTCAGGGACTCCATTACCATCCCCGGCGACTACGTGCTGTCTGTGTCGGAGAACTCCAAGGTGTCACATTATATCATAAACAGCATCAGCAACAGCCGGCAGTCCGGTACAG GGCATATTGCTCCTCGTTTTCGCATCGGGGACCAGGAATTCGACACCCTTCCGGCACTGCTGGAGTTCTACAAAATCCACTACTTAGACACCACCACGCTAATCGAGCCCATCAGCAAGGCCAAGCACCCGGGCCTGGCCAGTGCCAATGTGGGGGGCGCCCCCCAGCGCCTGGATGAACCAGAGTACGTGCGCGCCCTCTTCGACTTCCCTGGCAACGATGATGAGGATCTGCCGTTTCGCAAGGGTGATGTGCTGCGGGTTCTGGAGAAGCCGGAGGAGCAGTGGTGGAATGCTCAGAACTCAGAGGGTCGCACCGGCATGATCCCCGTGCCCTATGTGGAAAAGTACAGGCCGTCCTCCCCAAACAACGCTGCCACCACAGGGCCTGGAGGAGTTACATCGGCAGGGAATGCTGATGGCATCCGTGCTCAACCCTCAGTCCTGGGAGAACCAGGTCCCTATGCTCAGCCTAGCCTTAACACACCATTGCCCAACCTGCAGAATGGCCCCGTCTATGCCCGAGTTGTCCAGAAGAGGGTGCCCAATGCCTATGACAAGACCGCCCTGGCCCTGGAG GTGGGTGACATGGTGACGGTGACCAAGATCAATGTCAACGGCCAGTGGGAGGGTGAGTGCAAGG GCCTAGTGGTCCACCTCCACAATTTTTGCATCTTTATAATGGTCCAATGTGCCACTATCCCTCTTCCTCCATGCCTTTGCTGA
- the ywhae1 gene encoding tyrosine 3-monooxygenase/tryptophan 5-monooxygenase activation protein, epsilon polypeptide 1 isoform X2 gives MGDRDDLVYQAKLAEQAERYDEMVESMKKVAGMDVELTVEERNLLSVAYKNVIGARRASWRIISSIEQKEENKGGEDKLKMIREYRQTVETELKSICNDILDVLDKHLIPAANTGESKVFYYKMKGDYHRYLAEFATGNDRKEAAENSLVAYKAASDIAMIELPPTHPIRLGLALNFSVFYYEILNSPDRACRLAKAAFDDAIAELDTLSEESYKDSTLIMQLLRDNLTLWTSDMQGDDS, from the exons ATGGGAGACAGAGACGATCTAGTCTACCAGGCCAAGCTTGCCGAGCAAGCGGAGAGATACGACG AAATGGTGGAATCTATGAAGAAGGTAGCAGGCATGGATGTGGAGCTGACTGTAGAGGAGAGGAACCTGCTATCTGTGGCGTACAAGAACGTGATTGGAGCCCGAAGGGCATCCTGGAGGATCATCAGCAGCATCGAGCAGAAGGAGGAGAACAAGGGCGGCGAGGACAAGCTGAAGATGATCCGCGAGTACAGGCAAACG GTTGAGACTGAACTGAAGTCAATCTGTAATGACATTCTGGATGTACTGGACAAGCACCTCATTCCCGCCGCAAACACGGGCGAGTCGAAGGTTTTCTATTATAAAAT GAAAGGTGACTACCACAGGTATCTGGCGGAGTTCGCTACAGGGAACGACAGGAAGGAAGCGGCAGAAAACAGCTTGGTAGCTTATAAGGCCGCTAGTGACATCGCCATGATAGAACTCCCGCCCACGCACCCCATCCGCTTAGGACTCGCTCTCAACTTCTCCGTGTTTTATTACGAAATCCTCAATTCCCCCGACCGTGCGTGCAG GTTGGCGAAGGCAGCCTTCGACGACGCCATCGCTGAGCTGGACACGTTGAGCGAAGAAAGCTACAAAGACTCAACGCTCATCATGCAGTTGTTACGTGACAATCTGACATTATGGACTTCAGACATGCAGGGAGACG ATTCCTAA
- the LOC111833879 gene encoding adapter molecule crk-like isoform X2, whose translation MAGNFDAEDRESWYWGRLSRQEAVNLLHGQRHGVFLVRDSITIPGDYVLSVSENSKVSHYIINSISNSRQSGTGHIAPRFRIGDQEFDTLPALLEFYKIHYLDTTTLIEPISKAKHPGLASANVGGAPQRLDEPEYVRALFDFPGNDDEDLPFRKGDVLRVLEKPEEQWWNAQNSEGRTGMIPVPYVEKYRPSSPNNAATTGPGGVTSAGNADGIRAQPSVLGEPGPYAQPSLNTPLPNLQNGPVYARVVQKRVPNAYDKTALALEVGDMVTVTKINVNGQWEGECKGKRGHFPFTHVRLLDQHNSEDDFS comes from the exons ATGGCCGGCAATTTTGACGCCGAGGACCGTGAGAGCTGGTACTGGGGCCGGCTGAGCCGACAGGAGGCGGTAAACCTGCTGCACGGCCAGAGGCACGGCGTGTTTCTGGTCAGGGACTCCATTACCATCCCCGGCGACTACGTGCTGTCTGTGTCGGAGAACTCCAAGGTGTCACATTATATCATAAACAGCATCAGCAACAGCCGGCAGTCCGGTACAG GGCATATTGCTCCTCGTTTTCGCATCGGGGACCAGGAATTCGACACCCTTCCGGCACTGCTGGAGTTCTACAAAATCCACTACTTAGACACCACCACGCTAATCGAGCCCATCAGCAAGGCCAAGCACCCGGGCCTGGCCAGTGCCAATGTGGGGGGCGCCCCCCAGCGCCTGGATGAACCAGAGTACGTGCGCGCCCTCTTCGACTTCCCTGGCAACGATGATGAGGATCTGCCGTTTCGCAAGGGTGATGTGCTGCGGGTTCTGGAGAAGCCGGAGGAGCAGTGGTGGAATGCTCAGAACTCAGAGGGTCGCACCGGCATGATCCCCGTGCCCTATGTGGAAAAGTACAGGCCGTCCTCCCCAAACAACGCTGCCACCACAGGGCCTGGAGGAGTTACATCGGCAGGGAATGCTGATGGCATCCGTGCTCAACCCTCAGTCCTGGGAGAACCAGGTCCCTATGCTCAGCCTAGCCTTAACACACCATTGCCCAACCTGCAGAATGGCCCCGTCTATGCCCGAGTTGTCCAGAAGAGGGTGCCCAATGCCTATGACAAGACCGCCCTGGCCCTGGAG GTGGGTGACATGGTGACGGTGACCAAGATCAATGTCAACGGCCAGTGGGAGGGTGAGTGCAAGGGTAAGAGGGGTCACTTCCCTTTCACGCACGTGCGGCTGCTCGACCAGCACAACTCCGAGGACGACTTCAGCTGA